In a genomic window of Scheffersomyces stipitis CBS 6054 chromosome 4, complete sequence:
- a CDS encoding predicted protein: protein MARPMIVDSDEEGSSEGNNSAIRNQSDEEEGEQLNNLNSRYNNDSDSDMLSELSDAPNINEEVDIGEDEDDDEDDDEEEEEDGSSEVDEAGDRTIHNADEEDEEDEEDEEDEELDSEEEEEDIPAISDDEGTYKIEDPDDMDEDLELRDEDEEPQPKKTSPRKINITVKPPTKVTKAAPKRGHPTPSTRETRKRQLTYYEEDEEDEEEEEVDEEEEEYASLKKAKKTKLPQPKTQPQELDEDLLLTDEEQEYNPHAHPDLSKMTERQRARYLEEETESKQFIELDDNYTTAKKSRLKKTETEEQTALKKAESARRRQDYKMKALEEEKRDTLNKLLKRRATKTREVQDKEGTVEVVKSATKARRPVLQHPALFRYVSNITTLGGNSVLAVNQSTS, encoded by the coding sequence ATGGCTCGTCCAATGATAGTTGACAGTGATGAAGAGGGCTCTTCAGAAGGTAATAATTCTGCCATCCGCAACCAAAGCGACGAGGAAGAGGGTGAACAGTTGAATAACTTGAACTCCAGGTACAACAACGACAGCGATTCAGACATGTTGTCTGAATTAAGCGACGCGCCAAATatcaacgaagaagtagacattggagaagatgaagatgatgacgaggacgatgatgaagaagaagaagaagatggatccagtgaagttgatgaagctGGAGATAGAACTATTCATAATGCTGACGAagaggacgaagaagatgaggaagacgaggaagacgaagaattggactcagaggaggaagaagaagacattcCTGCTATTAGTGATGATGAAGGAACGTACAAGATCGAAGATCCGGATGATATGgatgaagatttggaactaagagatgaagatgaggagCCACAACCAAAAAAGACTTCACCTAGAAAGATAAATATCACTGTAAAACCACCTACGAAGGTGACAAAGGCAGCTCCCAAAAGGGGACATCCGACTCCTTCGACGAGAGAGACAAGAAAGCGTCAACTCACTTATTATGAAGAGGAcgaggaagatgaagaagaggaagaggttgatgaagaagaagaagagtacGCTTCTTTAAAGAAAGCCAAGAAGACAAAGCTCCCTCAGCCAAAGACACAGCCGCAAGAGCTAGATGAAGATTTGTTATTAACTGACGAAGAGCAAGAGTACAATCCCCATGCGCATCCCGATTTGTCGAAGATGACAGAGAGACAAAGAGCCAGgtacttggaagaagagaccGAGAGTAAGCAGTTCATAGAGTTGGACGACAACTACACCACAGCCAAGAAGAGTAGGCTTAAGAAGACCGAGACAGAAGAGCAAACAGCATTAAAAAAGGCCGAGAGTGCTAGAAGAAGGCAGGACTACAAGATGAAGGCattagaggaagaaaaaCGAGACACATTGAACAAACtattgaagagaagagcCACCAAGACTCGAGAGGTACAAGACAAGGAAGGTACAGTGGAGGTGGTGAAGCTGGCCACAAAGGCCCGGAGACCTGTCCTTCAGCATCCAGCCTTATTCCGCTATGTCAGCAACATTACAACATTGGGCGGAAACTCTGTTCTAGCAGTAAATCAGAGCACGTCGTAA
- the IF4F1 gene encoding Eukaryotic initiation factor 4F subunit p150 (eIF4F p150) (eIF-4F p150) (mRNA cap-binding protein complex subunit p150) (go_function RNA binding~go_process protein biosynthesis), whose product GTSGSSREKSTRKGNQSKRGGRDFRDKTEEEPPKPAEDVKPLEQSANRWVPRSRQSKKETKVAEDGTEILEPEDVERKVKSLLNKLTLEMFAQITDDMLKIAFQSKWEKDAVTLRSIVSLTFAKACDEPYWSEMYAKFCAKMCTSIPAEVVDESITINDGHPSGGDLARRILITTCQTEYEKGWVDKLPTNEDGSPLEPEMMSDEYYAMAAAKRRGLGLVKFIGHLYNLNMLNDQVIFVCLRDQCKNTVDPSEDSLENLVQLVKTVGPKLDADERKRAILKIVFDKIDEILKNVKLSSRIMFMLMDLQDLRKSKWISTKADAGPKTIEEIHRDAEIKRMEDQRASNEKKQRRINEGRSNSSRGGS is encoded by the coding sequence GGTACTTCTGGCTCTTCTAGAGAAAAATCTACTAGAAAGGGTAACCAATCCAAGAGAGGTGGAAGAGACTTCAGAGAtaaaactgaagaagaacctcCTAAGCCTGCCGAAGACGTTAAGCCTTTGGAACAATCTGCTAACAGATGGGTTCCAAGGTCCAGACAAAGTAAGAAGGAGACTAAGGTTGCTGAAGATGGTACCGAAATTTTGGAACCGGAAGATGTAGAGAGAAAGGTGAAGTCCttattgaacaagttgactTTGGAAATGTTCGCACAAATTACTGATGATATGTTGAAGATCGCGTTCCAATCAAAGTGGGAAAAGGATGCTGTTACCTTAAGAAGTATCGTTTCCTTGACCTTTGCAAAGGCTTGTGATGAACCATACTGGTCGGAAATGTACGCTAAGTTCTGTGCAAAGATGTGTACCAGTATACCGGcagaagtcgttgatgaaTCTATAACTATTAACGATGGTCATCCATCTGGTGGTGATTTGGCGAGAAGAATTTTGATCACCACTTGCCAAACCGAATATGAAAAGGGTTGGGTTGATAAATTACCAACAAACGAAGATGGATCCCCGTTGGAACCCGAAATGATGTCTGATGAATATTATGCCATGGCAGCTGCCAAGAGAAGAGGTCTTGGTTTGGTCAAGTTTATCGGTCACTTGTACAACTTAAACATGTTGAACGATCAAGTTATCTTCGTTTGTTTGAGAGATCAATGTAAGAACACTGTTGATCCTTCTGAAGATAGCTTGGAAAACTTGGTCCAATTGGTCAAGACTGTTGGTCCTAAATTGGATGCTgatgaaagaaaaagagctATATTGAAGATTGTTTTCGACAAGATTgatgaaatcttgaagaatgtcAAGCTCTCTTCCAGAATCATGTTCATGTTGATGGATCTCCAAGATTTGAGAAAGTCCAAGTGGATTTCTACCAAGGCTGACGCTGGTCCAAAGACAATCGAAGAAATTCACAGAGATGCGGAGATTAAGAGAATGGAAGATCAAAGAGCCAGTAAtgagaagaagcaaagaagaataaatgAAGGCAGATCTAATTCCTCTAGAGGTGGATCC
- a CDS encoding predicted protein, which translates to MNGNTNMNVVNMTGMNINMAGLNNQRSAAMAAMIQNQNFNNPMQAAQQHQQQQTAQQAASQQQPPRPGISRATTLQSGTPVQQKDPHNTNLMSAPSSAPLPTNNSTSAGNTRGHTPQMAVQSQPTSFNPQLQQGQQLQPGQKVNGLLPNNVTPIMASQQQPTPGGQRAALISQQQSQGQSQFQPAGQQAIGGQRPQGQQTPLPQSAHEQDQIQNEMNSRVLKRNLGNAGAMRVLEFIEQISNESPENLTSIEYWQRLIHTYCMPTSIFRISTAATLPSSSGIFSHGAAMKPNLFNVSFLDANLDTTSGVSSKFFELTTAFAARFFVTNVIIGNVAKFYVALPGLKFQVMNNGSIFLISRLQQQYIYNDGSIANLTGNVKLVMNRDLRIESVDIQYLSYQPSISFPALEAGWKLYMESKSKEMNKGPYDSKEFLSQIHRTAEAIRNTPGSGMHENVMRILQVGDVMSQLKPLMGFSTINSINSPLKSLELFLATNNQQAQGQLQ; encoded by the exons ATGAACGGTAACACCAACATGAATGTCGTCAATATGACTGGAATGAACATTAATATGGCTGGACTAAACAACCAACGACTGGCTGCAATGGCAGCGATGATACAAAACcaaaacttcaacaaccCCATG caagCAGCACAACAgcatcaacaacagcagacTGCCCAACAAGCTGCACTGCAACAACAGCCACCACGCCCTGGTATAAGTAGAGCGACGACTTTACAAAGCGGAACTCCTGTTCAGCAGAAAGATCCTCATAATACCAACTTGATGTCTGCTCCATCGTCGGCTCCATTACCAACTAATAACAGCACTTCTGCTGGAAATACTCGTGGCCATACTCCACAGATGGCTGTTCAGCTGCAGCCCACTCTGTTCAACCCAcagcttcaacaaggaCAGCAGTTGCAACCTGGCCAGAAGGTGAATGgacttcttccaaataaCGTAACGCCGATAATGGCGCTGCAGCAACAGCCAACTCCTGGCGGACAAAGAGCAGCACTTATAAGCCAGCAGCAGTCACAAGGACAGTCCCAATTTCAGCCTGCTGGTCAGCAAGCCATAGGAGGACAGAGACCACAGGGACAACAGACGCCTTTGCCACAGCTGG CCCACGAACAAGACCAGATACAGAATGAAATGAATTCAAGAGTCCTCAAGCGCAATTTAGGAAATGCTGGCGCCATGAGGGTTCTCGAATTTATCGAGCAAATCAGCAACGAATCGCCTGAAAACTTGACTAGTATAGAATACTGGCAACGTTTAATCCATACTTATTGTATGCCCACATCGATCTTCAGAATTTCCACTGCTGCCACCTTGCCGTCAAGCTCTGGAATTTTTTCACATGGAGCAGCCATGAAGCCGAACTTATTCAATGTCTCATTTTTAGATGCAAATTTAGATACGACTTCGGGTGTATCatccaagttcttcgaACTTACTACTGCATTTGCTGCTCGATTTTTTGTTACAAATGTTATCATTGGAAATGTAGCTAAATTCTACGTAGCATTGCCTGGCTTAAAATTCCAGGTGATGAACAATGGTTCCATCTTCCTAATTTCCAGATTGCAACAACAGTACATCTACAACGATGGGTCAATAGCCAACCTCACCGGAAATGTAAAGCTAGTCATGAATCGTGATTTAAGGATAGAGTCAGTTGATATCCAGTATTTGAGCTACCAGCCTTCGATCAGTTTTCCTGCCCTTGAGGCTGGATGGAAATTATACATGGAGTCCAAGTCCAAAGAAATGAACAAAGGTCCATATGACCTGAAGGAATTTCTTTCCCAGATTCACAGAACCGCAGAAGCTATCAGAAACACACCGGGATCTGGCATGCACGAAAATGTAATGAGAATCTTACAAGTTGGTGACGTGATGTCTCAATTGAAACCATTGATGGGGTTTTCCACCATAAACAGTATAAATTCTCCATTAAAGTCATTAGAACTATTTTTGGCTACCAATAACCAACAAGCACAGGGACAGCTACAA
- a CDS encoding predicted protein: protein MRVTNYTNFTLMVLTLLATCNAFQQYCRCSCNDKSIVTKVDRCGLCTKDFCLGLDKALCEKKEDEKGIPDPTEGQVIMYCFQIESYKDSLVIYSFTTLVLGLLGYALFRMYSQ, encoded by the coding sequence ATGAGAGTCACAAATTATACCAATTTCACCTTAATGGTGCTAACATTGCTTGCTACATGTAATgctttccaacaatattgTCGTTGCAGCTGCAATGACAAGTCAATAGTGACCAAAGTCGATCGATGTGGACTTTGCACGAAAGATTTCTGTCTTGGTTTGGATAAAGCACTTTGtgagaagaaagaggatGAGAAGGGCATTCCTGACCCAACTGAGGGCCAGGTGATAATGTATTGTTTCCAGATTGAATCGTACAAGGACTCGTTGGTTATATATCTGTTTACAACACTAGTTCTTGGTTTGCTTGGCTATGCTTTATTCAGGATGTATAGTCAATGA
- a CDS encoding predicted protein, which yields MLRLVQSNTGFRSLSCRLLSSTKLVTPRFWYSQDNSKAEEIFKRKLIAREKEFRSRLPQWEKRDISLKKRYGVWNPTKKVSRVQMQDIRSLKLQMPNLKTVDMANMFGVSPESIRRILNSKWQPSENDMKKLEKRAERRKAESRERKEQSEQDLKDGVRRIHRAKTIKLQNVRYKETDAINEKDTSKKTASKRQSHAVTGKQGKMKTTIDKPFVPSVADLIK from the coding sequence GTGCAGCTGAATACTGGTTTTCGGTCACTATCCTGTAGACTATTGCTGTCAACAAAGTTGGTAACACCGAGATTTTGGTACTCACAAGACAATTCAAAGGCAGAAGAAATTTTCAAGAGGAAGCTCATTGCTCGAGAAAAGGAGTTTCGGAGCCGTCTCCCTCAGTGGGAGAAAAGGGACATATCGTTGAAAAAGAGGTATGGAGTTTGGAATCCTACTAAGAAAGTATCTCGTGTACAAATGCAAGATATCAGAAGTTTGAAACTTCAAATGCCAAATTTGAAAACGGTAGATATGGCCAATATGTTCGGTGTTTCACCGGAATCTATACGAAGAATCTTAAACTCCAAGTGGCAACCGTCGGAGAATGatatgaagaaacttgaaaaaaGGGCGGAGAGACGAAAGGCAGAAAGTAGAGAACGTAAAGAACAGTCCGAAcaagacttgaaggatgGGGTAAGAAGAATTCACAGAGCCAAGACTATAAAACTTCAAAATGTTCGATACAAGGAAACAGATGCAATTAATGAGAAAGATACTAGTAAAAAGACAGCGTCGAAGCGGCAGCTGCATGCGGTGACTGGTAAACAAGGAAAGATGAAGACCACAATAGACAAGCCTTTCGTTCCTAGTGTTGCGGACTTGATTAAATAA
- the MGS2 gene encoding replication factor ATPase (Maintenance of Genome Stability 1 replication factor ATPase~go_function ATP binding), with amino-acid sequence MDNEESPTSNTSSNALSILSLPLAEAIRPRSLDEYIGQKHLIDPDNGAITNFMRLRYLPSMLLYGPPGVGKTTMASIIAEECGYVFVELSATAATVADLRDLSTTIMAENRKRASRGEEELKVVVFIDEIHRFTVSQQDFLLPYVEEGNFVFIGATTIDPRKRIRRAILSRVQCFSLNTLNNNEVLEVLKRAMRFENIRRKAVHGLRCIDLDDQSLSLIIKTAGGDTRKAINLIELLNTKYTDSPYKEGDNDVPIVMDFLTLKKNIRDMRYCQSGLQDPRNISLLLNMFDTMRQLPNRREVLPCSHEKIDESEPSESNSFSERMTSDLENKLYNEKEAENDDFFFKEQFKTSKFDPCDTNLNYLEQMQVSDDSDVESAPLYSDTEDETPLLNPVLSSIEEFSILSSVYSMELLLKRGESPIFICKQLLLFSVLFLDCDVLTIRKALSFWKSLKSTNLDTHMLLANFVEWLTRHSKLKSNADNDLIKQMRLSKRYLTRRNYQCQSPHSVNIEFDISYDDELVKSLETDIMTMDMNASQNAGFVISSMDEFTYEDDFCLGEYFENEMTNETKQTKVTKKRSSFLRQHIQFWRNNCAILFSEIGRFAVNLLVYEIILLFEINDGIAFVVRGLLSGVLYFIEFIIVMNILLFSEIHDLFWNKKKVLSTATINAASNQENSPQYSSAIQIQRSSVDLTPHSSFIPEERVEQQKSATMESMEYSKIKTDFAQFKENVYNQVVKGKGRLASLEDLQDTRSEIDPIESTADLSLDNIKKPSSRTSSMFKFHRHR; translated from the exons ATGGATAATGAAGAGAGCCCTACTTCAAACACTTCATCAAATGCATTAAGTATTCTTTCACTTCCATTGGCTGAAGCCATTAGACCAAGATCTCTAGATGAATATATTGGCCAGAAACATCTTATAGATCCGGACAATGGAGccatcaccaacttcatGAGACTAAGATACTTACCTTCAATGCTACTATATGGACCTCCAGGAGTTGGAAAGACCACCATGGCGTCAATTATTGCAGAAGAGTGTGGCTATGTATTTGTAGAGTTATCAGCTACTGCTGCGACTGTTGCTGATCTTCGAGATTTGCTGACTACAATCATGGCAGAAAATAGGAAACGTGCAAGCCGgggagaagaagaattgaaagtaGTGGTATTCATTGACGAAATCCACAGATTCACCGTATCCCAACAGGATTTCTTATTGCCTTATGTAGAGGAAGGAAACTTTGTCTTCATTGGAGCAACTACAATTGatccaagaaagagaatacGACGAGCCATCTTATCGCGGGTACAGTGCTTCAGCTTGAATACTCTCAATAataatgaagttcttgaagttttgaAGCGTGCAATGCGTTTTGAGAACATCCGAAGAAAAGCTGTTCATGGTCTTCGTTGCATTGACCTCGACGACCAAAGTCTTTCTTTGATCATAAAGACTGCTGGCGGAGACACGAGAAAGGCTATAAACTTGATAGAGTTGCTAAACACAAAGTATACAGATAGTCCTTACAAGGAGGGTGACAATGACGTACCCATCGTCATGGACTTTTTGACTCTCAAAAAGAACATTAGGGACATGAGATATTGTCAGTCTGGTCTTCAAGATCCACGAAATATATCCTTACTTCTAAACATGTTTGATACAATGAGACAGCTTCCGAATAGAAGAGAGGTTTTACCCTGTTCACATGAGAAAATAGATGAACTGGAACCTTCTGAATCGAATTCGTTCTCAGAAAGAATGACTtctgatttggaaaataAATTATACAATGagaaagaagctgaaaatgacgatttttttttcaagGAACAGTTTAAGACATCGAAATTCGACCCATGTGATACAAATCTAAATTACTTAGAACAAATGCAAGTATCGGACGACAGCGATGTCGAAAGTGCCCCACTTTACAGTGACACGGAAGATGAAACACCCCTTCTTAACCCCGTCCTATCATCAATAGAAGAGTTCAGTATTCTCTCATCAGTATATAGTATGGAGTTGCTTTTGAAGAGAGGGGAATCCCCGATCTTTATCTGTAAGCAATTGCTTTTATTCTCGGTATTATTCTTGGACTGCGATGTTCTTACGATTAGGAAAGCCTTGTCCTTTTGGAAATCGCTCAAGAGTACCAATTTAGATACACATATGCTTTTGGCTAATTTTGTTGAGTGGCTCACCAGACattcaaaattgaagtcGAATGCAGATAACGATCTCATCAAACAGATGAGACTATCCAAAAGATATCTAACAAGACGAAACTATCAGTGCCAGAGCCCACATAGTGTTAACATTGAATTCGATATTTCGTATGATGATGAGCTTGTCAAATCTCTTGAAACAGATATAATGACCATGGATATGAATGCGAGCCAGAATGCTGGCTTCGTAATTTCTAGCATGGATGAATTCACTTATGAGGACGATTTCTGTCTTGGTGAATATTTTGAAA ATGAAATGACAAATGAAACCAAGCAAACAAAGGTTACCAAGAAACGCTCTTCCTTTCTTCGTCAACATATCCAATTCTGGAGGAACAACTGTGCCATACTTTTCCTGGaaattggaagatttgCCGTTAATCTACTCGTCTATGAAATCATTCTCCTATTTGAAATTAACGATGGGATTGCCTTTGTAGTTAGAGGACTCTTATCTGGAGTTTTGTACTTCATCGAATTCATTATCGTAATGAATATATTGTTG TTCTCAGAGATTCACGATTTATTctggaacaagaagaaagtacTATCCACAGCTACAATCAATGCCGCTTCCAACCAAGAGAATAGCCCACAGTATTCTTCTGCAATTCAAATACAACGCTCATCAGTTGATCTCACTCCACACTCTTCTTTTATCCCCGAAGAAAGGGTAGAACAACAAAAGAGTGCAACTATGGAATCTATGGAATACTCCAAAATCAAGACCGATTTTGCCCAATTTAAAGAAAATGTATACAACCAAGTTGTAAAGGGCAAAGGACGACTAGCTTCTCTCGAAGATTTGCAAGATACAAGAAGTGAAATTGATCCTATTGAGAGTACAGCAGACCTTTCTTTGGATAATATCAAGAAACCTCTGCTGAGAACTTCGTCCATGTTCAAGTTTCACAGACACAGATAA
- the TIF4631 gene encoding mRNA cap binding protein eIF 4F (Eukaryotic initiation factor 4F subunit p150 (eIF4F p150) (eIF-4F p150) (mRNA cap-binding protein complex subunit p150)), producing the protein MSDNTVAADTSSAPVRTAEAADAAPAPQSQIQSQTGATQQPTAAADSSDNAANVIVDASTTAGDNSAANSDVPAAVSQSAAANSNSSSYHGNQNQNQYYNNNSNNPNYQGNSSGKHYNKNYQGNRQGSYSGSGSGPHTNRQHYGQGSGPHPRKYSNSNPSGNPQKLNHHNNNNQNNYYNAYQAQAQAAAANMYQYSYIPYGYQVLPNMPMTYSAMPPQQYVPVPHQLTPTPTKVKLTTKDGKPVDLEEKKKKTSSETPVSSPGASVASPVVSIKSPVVTSSSTSSDSGAKETTTTASAAIAPAKSASSNAAVEEFKRKIAERLAAKEKEKELQQKAEEEKEKAELQRVKKEQEAEEKAKQEAQAAEAADAAKIAADAEAEAIASQQESKIDSIETPEAEINAEEVVGAEPAESEPEPVSKEEDEIKDDTTEEIASADTTEEIASADTTATGEEGEEESEEPQEPESSFTISNFLTRLETAEVIEDPFTTKYPENIVAPDSSKKLESKKYRYDPGFLIQFRAVVQYPIDAEFKSQLEK; encoded by the coding sequence ATGTCTGATAATACCGTAGCTGCCGACACCTCGTCGGCTCCTGTCCGCACGGCTGAAGCCGCGGACGCTGCTCCAGCTCCACAGAGTCAGATCCAGAGTCAGACTGGAGCCACTCAACAGCCTACCGCAGCTGCAGACTCGTCCGACAATGCTGCCAATGTCATTGTCGACGCATCCACTACTGCTGGTGACAATTCTGCCGCCAATTCGGATGTACCAGCAGCTGTGAGCCAATCGGCTGCTGCCAACTCGAACTCCTCTTCTTATCACGgaaaccagaaccagaaccaatACTATAACAATAACTCCAATAACCCTAATTACCAGGGCAATTCCTCGGGCAAACACTACAACAAAAACTACCAGGGAAATAGACAGGGCAGTTACAGCGGCTCCGGTTCAGGCCCCCACACCAACAGACAACACTATGGTCAGGGCTCCGGGCCTCATCCCAGAAAGTACTCCAACTCCAACCCTTCAGGTAATCCtcagaagttgaaccaccacaacaataacaaccAGAACAACTATTACAACGCATACCAGGCCCAGGCCCAGGCTGCTGCTGCAAACATGTACCAGTACAGCTACATTCCCTACGGATACCAAGTGTTGCCCAACATGCCTATGACTTACAGTGCCATGCCTCCACAACAGTACGTGCCCGTTCCCCACCAGTTGACTCCGACTCCCACCAAGGTCAAATTGACCACCAAGGATGGAAAGCCtgttgatttggaagaaaagaagaagaagacctCGTCGGAAACGCCTGTCTCTTCGCCTGGTGCCTCTGTAGCTTCTCCTGTAGTCTCTATCAAGTCTCCTGTAGTgacctcttcttccacttccTCCGATTCTGGGGCTAAGGAGACTACCACCACTGCATCTGCTGCCATAGCCCCAGCCAAATCTGCATCCTCCAATGCCGCTGTAGAAGAGTTCAAGAGAAAAATCGCGGAAAGACTCGCAGCtaaggaaaaggaaaaggagCTTCAGCAAAAGGctgaggaagaaaaggaaaaggcAGAACTTCAAAGAGTAAAGAAGGAACAAGAAGCAGAGGAAAAAGCTAAACAAGAAGCTCAAGCTGCTGAAGCTGCCGATGCTGCGAAGATTGCTGCTGatgctgaagctgaagctATTGcttctcaacaagaatcGAAGATAGATAGTATAGAAACTCCTGAAGCTGAAATCAACGcggaagaagttgttggagcTGAACCTGCAGAATctgaacctgaacctgtttcaaaggaagaagacgagaTTAAAGATGATACCACTGAAGAAATTGCTTCTGCTGACACCACTGAAGAAATTGCTTCTGCTGACACCACTGCCACTGGCGAGGAAggcgaagaagaatcagaagaaccaCAGGAACCAGAATCCAGCTTTACtatttccaactttttgACCAGGTTAGAGACTGCTGAAGTCATTGAAGATCCTTTTACCACTAAATATCCAGAGAACATTGTTGCTCCAGACTCATCTAAGAAATTGGAAAGCAAGAAATATAGATACGATCCAGGCTTCTTGATCCAATTCCGTGCAGTTGTTCAATACCCAATAGATGCCGAATTCAAGAGTCAATTGGAAAAA
- a CDS encoding predicted protein yields MPGIPILTIPEGAYNPNAYTLSPASRQSRIVVYLIKLTHGSAVALVLAYAVGFFVLKPLLETNAVRRLELLELFRGKLRDCYLNLIGRVSYIPIVAKKKNNDGKLYADAVIQTDDSFLDKNRHRNKAEEEEEELAKDKLYQNRMVKKLNKLSEKLNECIPYSTEKLSYYKSTNFSIKDFQNKADLKYFNYSEFISTEIPAEGDKPARKKNIAVETQNEIRSIKGLYMSGQV; encoded by the coding sequence ATGCCTGGCATTCCCATACTCACAATTCCAGAGGGTGCTTATAATCCTAATGCATACACTTTGTCTCCAGCCCTGAGGCAATCCAGAATAGTGGTATATTTGATAAAATTGACTCATGGATCTGCCGTAGCGTTAGTTCTTGCTTATGCGGTGGGATTCTTTGTGTTGAAGCCGCTTCTAGAGACCAATGCTGTACGTCGTTTAGAGCTCTTGGAGCTTTTCAGAGGAAAATTGCGTGATTGCTACCTCAATTTGATCGGAAGAGTATCTTATATCCCAATAgtagcaaagaagaagaataatgaTGGAAAATTGTATGCTGATGCCGTGATACAGACCGACGATTCattcttggacaagaatAGACATAGAAACAaagccgaagaagaagaggaagagcTTGCAAAGGACAAGTTATATCAGAACAGAATGgtgaaaaagttgaataaactttctgaaaagttgaatgaATGCATTCCTTATTCGACTGAGAAGTTGAGTTACTACAAAAGTACTAATTTCTCTATTAAGGATTTCCAGAACAAGGCAGATttgaaatacttcaactATTCCGAGTTCATTTCCACTGAGATACCGGCTGAAGGTGATAAGCCCgccagaaagaagaatattgCTGTCGAGACTCAGAATGAGATCAGAAGTATCAAGGGATTATATATGAGTGGACAGGTTTGA